One genomic segment of Aquipluma nitroreducens includes these proteins:
- a CDS encoding ThuA domain-containing protein: MLTHVQKIVITISVILSFCSVKAQLKEFALTDEWIQKIEKLAPVKSEVQPKKPHRVLVFSLFTGFDHWVVPHTDAVMKVLAEKTGAFEVEFSKDIFQFEKKNLKKYDAVVLNNNCSVGPRRDLLLDVLDQDKSLTDEQRKKKAAELEANLIKYVKKGGGLMVVHGAIVMQNNSMAFSEMVGGSFDYHPVQQEITLELCEPNHPLVKAFEGKPFVHTDEPYLFNKAYTQKNFRPLLYMDTSKLIKKTKEIDEKIKYVSWIKGFGKGRVFYVSPSHNAQSFEDAGLLKFYLDGAQYVLGDLKCDDSPAKL; encoded by the coding sequence ATGCTAACCCATGTACAAAAAATTGTAATTACCATTTCAGTTATTCTTTCTTTTTGTTCGGTTAAAGCGCAACTGAAAGAATTTGCGCTGACTGATGAATGGATTCAGAAAATTGAGAAGCTGGCACCGGTAAAGTCTGAAGTTCAGCCGAAGAAACCTCACAGAGTGCTTGTGTTCAGTTTATTTACGGGGTTCGATCATTGGGTTGTGCCGCACACCGATGCGGTTATGAAAGTTTTGGCTGAAAAAACCGGTGCTTTCGAGGTTGAATTCAGTAAAGACATTTTTCAGTTCGAAAAGAAAAACCTGAAAAAATATGATGCCGTTGTTCTGAATAACAATTGCTCTGTTGGTCCCCGCAGAGATTTGCTGCTTGATGTACTGGATCAGGATAAAAGTTTAACCGACGAACAGCGCAAAAAGAAAGCCGCCGAACTGGAAGCGAACCTGATTAAGTACGTGAAAAAAGGCGGTGGGCTGATGGTTGTGCATGGTGCAATTGTGATGCAGAACAATTCAATGGCTTTCAGCGAAATGGTTGGCGGAAGTTTCGATTACCACCCGGTACAGCAGGAAATAACACTTGAATTGTGTGAACCGAACCACCCTTTGGTGAAAGCATTTGAAGGAAAACCTTTTGTACATACCGACGAACCTTATTTGTTCAATAAAGCGTACACGCAGAAGAATTTCAGGCCTTTATTGTACATGGACACTTCAAAGCTGATTAAGAAAACCAAAGAGATTGATGAGAAAATTAAGTATGTTTCCTGGATCAAAGGGTTTGGGAAGGGAAGAGTTTTCTATGTTTCACCTTCGCACAATGCGCAAAGTTTTGAAGACGCAGGGCTTTTAAAGTTTTATCTGGATGGTGCTCAATATGTGTTGGGCGATTTGAAATGCGATGATTCTCCTGCTAAATTGTAA